The following proteins are co-located in the Candidatus Nitrotoga sp. AM1P genome:
- a CDS encoding type II toxin-antitoxin system Phd/YefM family antitoxin has protein sequence MDAITYTTVRANLASAMDRVCDDHEPLIITRNGEQSVVMLSLEDYKSLEETAYLLRTPANARRLLAAIVQLNEGKGVERKLVK, from the coding sequence ATGGATGCGATTACCTATACCACCGTTCGTGCAAATCTCGCGAGTGCCATGGACCGCGTTTGCGACGATCACGAACCCTTGATCATTACCCGCAATGGAGAACAATCCGTCGTGATGCTCTCACTCGAAGACTACAAATCGCTGGAAGAAACTGCCTACCTCTTGCGCACCCCCGCCAATGCCAGGCGCCTTCTCGCTGCCATCGTGCAATTGAATGAAGGTAAAGGCGTTGAACGGAAGTTGGTGAAGTGA
- a CDS encoding REP-associated tyrosine transposase yields the protein MLRYRRAMAAGSSYFFTVVAYRRQSILCDEAIRNALRASIETVRVARPFVIDAWVLLPDHLHCVWTLPDGDADFSTRWMIIKRAVSLACRENYRRADWVTASKLKHRESTIWQRRFWEHQIRDENDFARHVDYIHFNPVKHGYVQRAVDWPHSTFHRYMRDGVYAHDWAIAMESAVLGYD from the coding sequence ATGTTACGTTATCGCCGCGCAATGGCTGCTGGCTCAAGCTATTTCTTTACGGTAGTCGCTTACCGGCGGCAGTCGATTCTGTGTGACGAAGCGATTCGCAACGCATTGCGCGCCTCAATCGAAACGGTGCGTGTGGCGCGTCCTTTTGTCATTGATGCATGGGTATTGTTGCCTGACCATTTACATTGCGTGTGGACATTACCTGACGGTGATGCCGATTTTTCCACCCGTTGGATGATAATCAAGCGAGCCGTTTCTTTGGCCTGCAGAGAAAATTATCGTCGTGCCGACTGGGTAACTGCATCAAAACTCAAACATCGCGAATCGACTATCTGGCAACGGCGATTTTGGGAACACCAAATTCGTGATGAAAATGATTTTGCCCGCCATGTTGATTACATTCATTTCAATCCAGTTAAACACGGGTATGTACAACGTGCGGTTGATTGGCCTCATTCGACATTTCACCGCTATATGCGTGATGGGGTTTATGCGCATGACTGGGCTATTGCGATGGAAAGTGCGGTGCTGGGGTATGATTGA
- the glyS gene encoding glycine--tRNA ligase subunit beta, producing MKQTLLIELLTEELPPKALERLSIVFANEVFTELREQELAGEDSKCTPFATPRRLALTITNVASQQADRVIERKGPTVAAGLDAEGKPSKALEGFMRGAGVTFEQLQRNNDDKTEYFVARIEKKGQPLDVYLADFITQALKKLPVPKLMRWGDSDHQFVRPVHALIMLHGERIVPGEVLGLQSGRLTSGHRFLHTGDIPVVCADSYEEALLTHGKIIASFEKRRTRIDEYLKAKAHELNARINPSDGLLDEVTALVEWPVVYVGEFEEEYLEVPQECLILTMQQNQKYFPLLDNDGKLLNKFLIVSNMQVDNPKHIIDGNQRVVRPRLADARFFFNQDRKLTLESRVAKLGNVVYHNKLGTQLQRIERITTLAGAIARQLNAEKSVAELAARLAKADLTTDMVGEFPELQGIMGRYYALHDGENQVVADAISAHYHPRFAGDTLPHGAVACAVALADKLDTLVGIYGIGLVPTGDKDPFGLRRHALGVLRILIETPLALPLDMLLQLSKDSFTAGKLSDSVVADVHGFMLERLRGYLRERDFSPDEIEAVVCQNPTRIDLVMPRLDAVCTFRKLPEAAALAAANKRIQNILKKTATVEVAIQPELLQENAERRLYEVIQRLSPQVEAGIRKQDYTAMLTLLASARAVVDEFFDKVMVMAEDPAVRNNRLALLKQLADLMNKVADISKLAT from the coding sequence ATGAAGCAGACTTTATTGATTGAGCTGCTTACCGAAGAGCTGCCACCCAAGGCGCTGGAACGTCTTTCCATTGTTTTCGCCAACGAAGTCTTTACTGAATTGCGCGAGCAGGAGCTGGCGGGCGAAGATAGTAAATGTACGCCTTTCGCTACTCCGCGTCGGCTGGCCCTGACAATTACCAATGTAGCATCGCAGCAGGCTGATCGTGTGATAGAACGCAAAGGCCCCACAGTAGCTGCCGGGTTGGATGCCGAAGGCAAACCCAGCAAAGCGCTGGAAGGTTTCATGCGTGGTGCAGGTGTGACGTTCGAACAATTGCAACGTAATAACGACGACAAGACCGAATATTTCGTCGCACGCATAGAAAAAAAAGGCCAGCCCCTTGATGTCTATTTAGCCGACTTCATAACTCAAGCTCTGAAAAAACTGCCCGTCCCCAAACTGATGCGCTGGGGCGACTCCGACCACCAGTTTGTACGTCCCGTGCATGCTTTGATTATGCTGCATGGGGAGCGCATAGTGCCCGGCGAAGTATTGGGGCTACAGAGTGGACGGTTAACGAGCGGTCATCGCTTCCTGCACACAGGTGACATCCCAGTCGTATGCGCAGATAGCTATGAAGAAGCACTGTTGACGCACGGCAAAATTATTGCCTCTTTTGAAAAGCGCCGCACCCGAATTGATGAATATCTCAAAGCCAAGGCGCACGAACTCAATGCGCGCATTAATCCATCCGATGGCCTGCTGGATGAAGTCACGGCGCTGGTGGAATGGCCGGTGGTTTATGTTGGTGAGTTCGAAGAGGAATATCTTGAAGTGCCGCAGGAGTGTCTGATACTCACCATGCAACAGAACCAGAAATATTTTCCATTATTGGATAATGACGGCAAGCTGCTCAATAAATTTCTGATTGTTTCCAACATGCAGGTGGACAATCCCAAGCACATTATCGATGGCAATCAACGAGTGGTGCGTCCGCGCCTGGCCGATGCGCGCTTCTTTTTTAACCAGGATCGAAAACTGACGCTGGAATCGCGCGTCGCCAAGCTGGGCAATGTGGTCTATCACAATAAGCTGGGCACACAGCTGCAGCGCATCGAGCGCATCACTACCCTGGCCGGTGCCATCGCGCGCCAGCTTAACGCTGAAAAATCGGTGGCTGAACTAGCGGCACGTCTTGCCAAGGCCGATTTGACTACCGACATGGTCGGCGAGTTTCCAGAACTTCAAGGCATTATGGGACGCTATTATGCGCTGCATGACGGCGAGAATCAGGTAGTAGCAGATGCGATCTCGGCGCACTACCACCCGCGCTTTGCCGGTGACACTCTGCCGCATGGCGCGGTGGCTTGTGCGGTGGCCCTGGCGGACAAGCTGGATACACTGGTTGGCATTTACGGCATCGGTCTGGTTCCCACTGGCGACAAGGATCCATTTGGATTACGCCGCCACGCACTGGGAGTGTTGCGCATTCTAATCGAGACGCCGCTGGCGTTGCCGCTAGATATGCTATTGCAATTGAGCAAGGATAGTTTCACCGCTGGGAAATTGAGCGACAGTGTCGTGGCTGATGTGCATGGCTTCATGCTCGAGCGACTGCGCGGTTATTTGCGCGAGCGCGATTTTTCTCCCGATGAAATTGAAGCGGTTGTGTGTCAAAACCCGACGCGCATAGATCTCGTGATGCCACGTCTGGACGCAGTGTGTACCTTTCGCAAACTGCCGGAAGCGGCGGCATTGGCGGCCGCCAACAAACGCATTCAGAATATTCTGAAGAAAACCGCCACGGTAGAAGTCGCGATTCAGCCCGAGCTATTGCAAGAAAATGCGGAACGCAGGCTGTATGAAGTGATACAACGTCTCTCACCACAGGTGGAAGCCGGAATACGGAAACAGGATTACACCGCTATGCTCACTTTGCTGGCCTCGGCGCGCGCAGTAGTCGATGAATTTTTCGACAAGGTGATGGTGATGGCAGAAGACCCTGCTGTGCGAAATAACCGTCTGGCCTTGCTGAAACAACTGGCTGACTTGATGAATAAAGTCGCTGATATCTCCAAACTGGCAACCTGA
- the glyQ gene encoding glycine--tRNA ligase subunit alpha: protein MLTFQQIILTLQQFWDKQGCALLQPYDIEMGAGTFHTATFLRAIGPEPWRAAYVQPSRRPKDGRYGENPNRLQHYYQYQVVLKPSPANIQELYLDSLRALGINTGEHDIRFVEDDWESPTLGAWGLGWEVWLDGMEVTQFTYFQEVGSLPCRPVLGEITYGLERLAMYLQDVENVYDLVWAKNGDSVVTYGDIYHQNEVEQSKYNFEHSNVEMLFRHFSEYEAEAKRLIAAELVLPGFEMVMKCSHSFNMLDARGAISVTERAAYIGRVRTLSRLVAQAYYNSREALGFPMCKPRETT from the coding sequence ATGCTCACATTTCAGCAAATCATCCTGACGCTACAACAATTCTGGGACAAGCAAGGTTGCGCTCTGTTACAACCCTATGATATCGAAATGGGCGCAGGCACTTTTCACACCGCCACCTTTCTGCGTGCGATCGGCCCGGAGCCTTGGCGCGCCGCTTATGTGCAGCCTTCACGTCGCCCCAAAGACGGGCGCTACGGCGAAAATCCCAACCGGTTACAGCATTACTACCAATATCAGGTTGTGCTCAAGCCTTCACCCGCCAACATCCAGGAACTCTATCTCGACAGTCTGCGCGCGCTGGGCATTAATACCGGTGAACACGATATCCGCTTTGTGGAAGACGATTGGGAGTCGCCTACGCTGGGCGCATGGGGCTTGGGCTGGGAAGTGTGGCTGGATGGCATGGAGGTGACGCAGTTCACCTATTTTCAGGAAGTGGGCTCGCTGCCCTGTCGCCCAGTACTGGGCGAAATTACTTATGGACTGGAGCGTCTGGCGATGTATTTACAGGACGTGGAGAACGTATATGACCTGGTGTGGGCCAAGAATGGCGACAGCGTAGTGACGTACGGCGACATATACCACCAGAACGAGGTGGAACAATCCAAATACAACTTCGAACACTCCAACGTCGAGATGCTGTTCCGACACTTCAGTGAATATGAAGCCGAAGCCAAGCGCTTGATCGCCGCCGAACTGGTATTGCCCGGATTCGAGATGGTGATGAAGTGCTCGCATAGTTTCAATATGCTGGATGCGCGCGGCGCTATTTCGGTGACCGAACGCGCAGCTTACATAGGCCGCGTGCGAACGTTGTCCAGGCTGGTGGCACAGGCTTATTACAACTCGCGCGAAGCACTTGGCTTCCCGATGTGCAAGCCCAGGGAGACAACATAA
- the sucD gene encoding succinate--CoA ligase subunit alpha, with protein sequence MSVLLNKDSRVIFQGFTGQHATFHAEEAMKIGTKVVGGVTPGKGGTQHLGLPVFDTVEEAVQATGADVSGIFAPPPFAADAIMEAIDAGIKTIVVIADGIPVQDMVRVERYRLGTNSIIIGPNTPGIITPGVGKVGIMPSHIYSPGRIGIVSRSGTLNYEAVAQMSELGLGQSSSIGIGGDPVNGTDFATVLKAFEDDPDTDAVLMIGEIGGPQEVDAARWAKKNMRKPLIGYVAGLSAPPGRRMGHAGAIISSESDTATAKIDMMEALGMFVVRNPADIGATVLRAIKS encoded by the coding sequence ATGAGTGTGTTATTAAATAAAGATTCGCGCGTAATCTTTCAAGGGTTTACTGGGCAACACGCCACCTTTCACGCCGAAGAAGCGATGAAAATTGGTACTAAGGTGGTCGGGGGTGTAACGCCAGGCAAGGGCGGAACGCAACACTTGGGCTTACCTGTATTTGATACCGTTGAAGAAGCAGTGCAGGCAACCGGCGCAGACGTTTCCGGTATTTTCGCCCCTCCCCCCTTCGCCGCCGATGCAATCATGGAAGCGATTGATGCGGGGATCAAAACAATTGTTGTCATCGCGGATGGCATACCTGTTCAGGATATGGTGCGTGTGGAACGCTACCGGCTGGGTACCAACTCGATTATCATCGGCCCGAATACACCCGGCATTATTACACCAGGCGTGGGCAAGGTTGGCATCATGCCTTCTCATATCTACAGCCCGGGAAGAATCGGAATTGTTTCACGCTCCGGCACACTAAACTATGAAGCTGTCGCCCAGATGAGCGAACTCGGCCTCGGCCAATCGTCATCTATCGGTATCGGAGGCGACCCCGTCAATGGAACTGACTTCGCGACTGTGCTAAAAGCATTTGAAGATGATCCAGATACCGATGCAGTGCTGATGATCGGTGAAATCGGAGGGCCGCAGGAAGTAGATGCGGCTCGCTGGGCCAAGAAAAACATGCGCAAACCGCTAATTGGCTATGTCGCCGGCTTATCGGCCCCCCCCGGACGCCGCATGGGCCACGCGGGCGCGATTATCAGCAGCGAGTCTGATACGGCAACCGCTAAAATTGACATGATGGAAGCACTGGGTATGTTCGTTGTACGTAATCCAGCCGACATAGGGGCTACCGTTTTACGGGCTATAAAGTCGTAA
- the lysA gene encoding diaminopimelate decarboxylase, translated as MNDYFKYQSNQLYAEQVSLADIAQRFGTPCYVYSHGALTDSYHQFAEAFKEREHLICYAVKANPNIAILNLFAKLGAGFDIVSGGELQRVLAAGGAANKVVFSGVGKTVAEMQLALEAGILCFNVESEAELTRLNEVARQINKVASVSLRVNPDVDAKTHPYISTGLKQNKFGIAYTEALALYRKASGLPHLRVLGMDCHIGSQLTELSPFIAATEKMLVLVNALESEGIHLEHLDMGGGLGIRYLDETPPAIADYAGALLSALRGRSEKIIIEPGRVLVGNAGVLLTKVEYLKHGEEKHFAIVDAAMNDLMRPALYDAYHHIQPVQPGNMPAHQYEVVGPVCETGDFLGNARQLAISQGDLVAVMSAGAYGMSMSSNYNTRPRAAEVMVAGEVMQLIRERETVQQLFAGEKLFC; from the coding sequence ATGAACGATTATTTCAAATATCAGAGTAACCAGCTTTATGCCGAACAAGTATCTCTGGCTGATATCGCACAGCGATTTGGTACGCCATGCTATGTGTACTCACACGGTGCGCTAACCGATAGCTATCACCAGTTTGCTGAGGCATTCAAAGAACGCGAGCATCTGATCTGTTACGCGGTAAAGGCCAACCCCAATATCGCCATCCTGAATCTATTTGCTAAATTGGGGGCCGGCTTTGATATCGTTTCCGGTGGCGAATTACAGCGTGTGCTCGCGGCTGGCGGCGCAGCGAATAAAGTGGTGTTTTCCGGTGTGGGCAAGACAGTGGCAGAAATGCAGCTGGCCTTGGAAGCCGGAATTCTGTGCTTTAACGTGGAATCGGAAGCGGAACTCACACGCCTGAATGAAGTAGCCAGACAAATCAACAAGGTGGCATCGGTCAGTCTGCGCGTGAATCCCGACGTGGATGCCAAGACGCATCCTTATATTTCCACCGGCTTGAAACAAAACAAGTTTGGCATCGCGTATACAGAAGCGCTGGCGTTATACCGCAAGGCGAGCGGGCTACCGCATCTGCGCGTGCTAGGCATGGATTGCCACATCGGTTCGCAATTGACCGAACTCAGCCCCTTTATCGCAGCGACAGAAAAAATGCTGGTGCTGGTAAACGCGCTGGAAAGTGAGGGAATTCATCTTGAGCATCTCGATATGGGCGGTGGACTCGGTATCCGTTATCTGGACGAAACCCCGCCTGCCATTGCCGATTATGCCGGTGCGCTACTGAGTGCTTTGCGAGGACGCAGCGAAAAAATCATTATTGAGCCGGGACGGGTGCTGGTTGGCAATGCCGGCGTGCTGCTGACCAAGGTTGAATATCTCAAACATGGCGAAGAAAAACACTTCGCCATCGTCGATGCGGCGATGAACGATCTGATGCGCCCAGCCTTATACGATGCCTATCATCACATTCAGCCAGTACAGCCAGGTAATATGCCTGCGCACCAATATGAAGTAGTGGGACCGGTATGCGAAACCGGCGACTTCCTTGGGAATGCCCGTCAACTGGCTATCTCGCAGGGTGATCTGGTTGCGGTGATGTCGGCTGGCGCCTATGGCATGAGCATGAGTTCAAACTACAACACACGCCCCCGTGCAGCCGAAGTGATGGTGGCCGGCGAAGTCATGCAACTTATCCGTGAACGCGAAACGGTGCAGCAGTTATTTGCCGGCGAAAAACTTTTTTGTTAG
- a CDS encoding M48 family metallopeptidase — protein sequence MLNKLRRFITPLAIEQRTVDLVGTQVTYTLKRTSRRRSIGLRIDNHGLTVNMPLRASEKWLHDVLQDKAHWVVKKLENWQAKKPISPQWRDGQSIFFIGEALTLRVVISLFSTPPLLQGAQLFVHVTDNANEALIEQAVTQWYQGEAKKLFNERVAHYTPLMDVAPRMVKLSSTRTQWGSCTTRGDVRLNWQLIKMPLRLMDYVVVHELAHLIEMNHSAAFWQVVEIACPDYAKRRSELKQWQISPS from the coding sequence ATGCTCAACAAACTACGCCGATTCATTACCCCGCTGGCTATCGAACAACGCACAGTCGATCTGGTTGGCACTCAGGTTACCTATACCCTTAAACGTACTAGTCGACGCCGTAGCATCGGCCTGCGCATCGACAATCATGGATTGACGGTAAACATGCCACTGCGCGCCTCGGAGAAATGGCTGCACGATGTATTGCAGGACAAAGCGCATTGGGTGGTAAAAAAACTTGAGAATTGGCAAGCGAAGAAACCCATCTCGCCACAATGGCGGGATGGACAGTCCATCTTTTTTATTGGCGAGGCACTTACTCTGCGTGTGGTCATCAGCTTGTTTTCTACGCCACCGCTACTGCAAGGTGCACAATTGTTTGTGCATGTCACAGACAATGCTAACGAAGCATTAATAGAGCAAGCTGTCACACAATGGTATCAAGGCGAAGCGAAAAAACTGTTCAACGAACGCGTAGCTCACTACACACCCCTGATGGACGTAGCGCCGCGCATGGTGAAGCTTTCTTCCACGCGCACGCAATGGGGCAGTTGCACCACTCGAGGCGATGTGCGCCTCAACTGGCAACTTATCAAAATGCCGTTGCGTTTAATGGATTACGTCGTAGTACATGAACTCGCCCACCTTATCGAGATGAATCACTCTGCTGCATTTTGGCAGGTGGTCGAAATTGCCTGCCCCGATTATGCCAAGCGACGCAGTGAATTAAAGCAGTGGCAGATTTCACCGTCTTAG
- a CDS encoding DUF6516 family protein, producing MRYDNKVEKSDHRHFGAKESSYRFSTTERLMADFQKDIARWNDENSNS from the coding sequence ATGCGCTACGATAACAAGGTTGAGAAGAGCGACCACCGGCATTTCGGCGCAAAAGAAAGCAGTTACAGATTCAGCACGACAGAGCGCTTGATGGCCGATTTTCAGAAAGACATTGCGAGGTGGAACGATGAAAACAGTAATTCTTGA
- the sucC gene encoding ADP-forming succinate--CoA ligase subunit beta, protein MNIHEYQTKDLLKHYGVPVPPGRVVHTDAQAATVAEEIGGSRWVVKAQIHSGGRGKAGGVRVGNSIDEVRVIADEIIGSLLVTHQTGAEGRLVRRVLVEQASNIVREYYIGLIIDRATRRITLVASAEGGVDIEVVAKQTPERIIREVIDPAVGLLDFQCRKIAYKVGLKGTLLPQAVKVMKGLYRCMRDNDAIMAEINPLAIVDNGQLLALDAKMTFDDNAMYRRPTISELRDFDEEDPKEVEATGHGLNYIALDGDVGCIVNGAGLAMATMDAITLHNGRPANFLDVGGGATPEKVANAFRIVLQDPAVKIILINIFAGINRCDWIATGIIQAMRDQNIQMPIIVRLAGTNVEEGRAILNASKFPFIIASNLNDAAAKAVAEVNNIVQKVTPLKKEHS, encoded by the coding sequence ATGAATATTCATGAATATCAAACCAAAGATTTGCTTAAACATTATGGCGTTCCGGTACCACCGGGGCGCGTCGTTCACACTGACGCTCAAGCGGCCACTGTTGCGGAAGAAATAGGCGGGTCACGTTGGGTTGTCAAGGCACAGATTCACTCCGGGGGCCGGGGCAAAGCGGGGGGTGTCCGGGTAGGCAATAGTATTGATGAAGTAAGAGTCATCGCCGACGAAATAATTGGCAGCCTTCTGGTTACCCATCAAACTGGGGCTGAAGGCAGGCTTGTCCGTCGTGTCCTTGTTGAACAAGCGAGCAACATTGTGCGTGAGTATTACATTGGACTGATTATTGATCGTGCCACACGGCGAATCACTTTGGTTGCCTCCGCCGAGGGGGGGGTGGACATAGAGGTGGTTGCGAAGCAAACCCCGGAACGAATCATCCGGGAAGTCATTGATCCAGCAGTGGGCCTGCTCGATTTTCAATGCCGCAAGATTGCCTATAAGGTCGGCTTGAAAGGAACGCTATTGCCGCAGGCAGTAAAGGTCATGAAGGGTCTTTATCGCTGCATGCGAGACAATGATGCCATCATGGCTGAAATCAATCCGCTGGCTATTGTGGACAATGGCCAGCTGTTGGCACTGGATGCAAAAATGACTTTTGATGACAATGCAATGTATCGCAGACCGACCATTTCCGAACTACGGGATTTTGACGAAGAGGATCCAAAAGAGGTTGAGGCGACTGGACATGGTTTGAATTACATTGCACTGGACGGTGATGTGGGTTGCATCGTCAATGGTGCTGGTCTGGCAATGGCAACCATGGATGCGATTACTCTACATAACGGAAGACCGGCTAATTTCCTGGATGTAGGAGGCGGGGCTACACCGGAAAAAGTCGCTAATGCTTTCCGCATTGTGCTGCAGGATCCCGCCGTTAAAATTATCCTCATTAATATTTTTGCCGGGATCAACCGTTGTGACTGGATCGCTACAGGAATTATTCAAGCCATGCGTGACCAGAATATACAAATGCCCATCATCGTACGGCTGGCCGGTACGAATGTTGAAGAAGGACGGGCTATTCTCAATGCCTCTAAATTCCCATTTATTATCGCCAGTAATCTCAATGATGCTGCCGCAAAAGCGGTAGCTGAAGTTAACAATATTGTACAAAAAGTGACACCGCTAAAAAAGGAACACTCATGA
- the gmhB gene encoding D-glycero-beta-D-manno-heptose 1,7-bisphosphate 7-phosphatase codes for MKLIILDRDGVINYGSTQFIKHPNEWKPLPGSLEAIARLVQADYRVVVATNQSGIGRGLFDMLTLNAIHDKMHKTVAQAAGRIDAIFYCPHAAEANCSCRKPKTGMLETIALRYNVNLKGVPMVGDALRDLEAAAKMGAQPILVLTGKGAKTQAKGGLPEGTLIYRDLAAVVSTLI; via the coding sequence ATGAAGCTCATCATCCTTGACCGCGACGGTGTTATTAATTATGGCTCCACTCAATTCATCAAACACCCGAATGAATGGAAGCCGCTACCCGGCAGTCTTGAAGCAATCGCTCGCTTGGTGCAGGCGGACTATCGCGTGGTGGTGGCGACCAATCAATCAGGCATAGGACGCGGCCTGTTCGATATGCTTACCCTGAATGCCATTCACGATAAGATGCACAAAACGGTGGCGCAGGCAGCCGGGCGCATTGATGCAATATTTTATTGTCCCCATGCGGCGGAAGCCAACTGCTCTTGCCGCAAACCTAAAACCGGCATGCTGGAAACAATTGCCCTGCGCTATAACGTAAACCTGAAGGGTGTGCCTATGGTAGGCGATGCGTTACGCGATCTGGAAGCCGCAGCCAAAATGGGAGCACAGCCGATATTGGTGCTTACCGGCAAGGGGGCGAAGACCCAGGCCAAGGGCGGCTTGCCGGAAGGTACGCTGATTTATCGTGATCTGGCAGCAGTCGTTTCCACCCTCATTTAA
- a CDS encoding Txe/YoeB family addiction module toxin: MRLIFADDAWEDYLYWQKQDKRMIERINKLIRETQREPFAGIGKPEQLKHALSGFWSRRITDEHRMVYCIESGACMIAQLRFHY, encoded by the coding sequence GTGAGGCTGATCTTCGCTGATGATGCATGGGAAGACTATCTATATTGGCAGAAGCAAGACAAGCGCATGATCGAGCGAATTAACAAGCTGATACGTGAGACACAGCGGGAGCCCTTCGCGGGAATAGGCAAACCCGAACAATTGAAGCATGCCCTTTCAGGGTTCTGGTCACGCCGAATTACGGATGAGCATCGCATGGTGTATTGCATAGAGAGTGGTGCATGTATGATCGCTCAGTTGCGTTTCCACTACTAA
- the lptM gene encoding LPS translocon maturation chaperone LptM, with product MRMTGIMVLLALLLQSCGHKGPLFLPPAQPAIQPLPDQNKQL from the coding sequence ATGCGTATGACCGGTATTATGGTGCTGTTGGCACTCCTGTTGCAGAGCTGTGGGCACAAGGGGCCGCTATTTTTGCCACCAGCGCAGCCTGCTATCCAGCCACTTCCTGATCAAAACAAACAGCTATGA
- a CDS encoding DUF3592 domain-containing protein, which produces MNYYAIILGLFIIGGFGAVLWGWIIFAKARKTLRWPMVEGIIEQSAPMSEANDLLPHIQFSYTVAAHIYQRTLEFPDGTNPSPELAASYAKKYPAGAKVSVYYNPDQPDQATLEPGLARGDWMIPTLGIAAMALGIFALFFSSYN; this is translated from the coding sequence TTGAATTACTATGCGATCATTCTCGGCCTCTTCATCATCGGTGGGTTTGGTGCCGTACTATGGGGCTGGATCATTTTTGCCAAGGCACGAAAAACGCTACGCTGGCCCATGGTGGAAGGCATCATTGAACAATCCGCGCCCATGTCAGAAGCTAACGATCTGCTACCACACATCCAGTTCAGCTACACAGTGGCTGCGCATATTTATCAGCGCACACTGGAGTTTCCAGATGGTACCAACCCATCGCCGGAGCTCGCCGCCAGCTATGCCAAAAAATACCCTGCCGGTGCCAAAGTATCCGTGTATTACAACCCGGATCAGCCTGATCAAGCCACACTTGAGCCCGGCCTGGCCAGGGGCGACTGGATGATACCCACCTTGGGAATTGCCGCAATGGCCTTGGGGATCTTCGCCCTTTTTTTCAGCAGCTATAATTGA
- a CDS encoding DUF768 domain-containing protein, whose translation MSKRFQNWAETWIKDNILPGANPDIENHDARARRLMDEMYAAAAAANFSDLETAEERKHLAPLVLAAVADDTEFDYDTFTLKYLLAMEFEDGD comes from the coding sequence ATGAGCAAGCGCTTCCAAAATTGGGCTGAGACCTGGATCAAGGATAACATCCTTCCTGGCGCTAATCCCGACATCGAAAACCACGATGCGCGGGCAAGGCGGCTGATGGATGAAATGTACGCGGCGGCGGCGGCGGCCAACTTCTCAGACTTAGAGACCGCGGAGGAGCGGAAGCACCTTGCACCCCTGGTTTTGGCGGCGGTCGCGGACGACACCGAATTTGACTACGATACATTTACGCTCAAATATCTACTGGCGATGGAGTTTGAAGACGGCGACTGA
- a CDS encoding lysophospholipid acyltransferase family protein encodes MVFIRSLIFLLLQIVITPLFTLIAILTFPFHPITRYRIISGWALTMLWLLRVVCGIRMEVRGAENIPTKPCLVLCKHQSAWETIALQKVFPPQVWVIKRELLWLPFFGWGLAMTSPVAIKRSEGREAIKQLLRQGKERLALGFCVVIFPEGTRIPFGQRGRYKIGGALLGASSGVPIVPVAHNAGKLWGRESFLKYPGVITMSIGAPIDPADLKAEEINRRVEEWIETEVTRLP; translated from the coding sequence ATGGTATTCATACGCTCGCTGATTTTTCTGCTGCTGCAAATCGTCATTACGCCGCTGTTTACGCTAATTGCAATACTCACCTTTCCGTTCCATCCGATTACACGCTATCGCATCATCTCGGGCTGGGCGCTTACCATGCTATGGCTATTGCGCGTGGTATGCGGCATCCGCATGGAAGTGCGCGGTGCCGAGAACATCCCAACTAAACCGTGTCTTGTACTGTGCAAGCATCAATCTGCATGGGAAACCATCGCGCTACAAAAAGTATTTCCGCCGCAAGTATGGGTGATCAAACGTGAACTGTTGTGGCTGCCTTTTTTCGGTTGGGGTCTTGCGATGACCAGCCCCGTTGCCATTAAACGCAGCGAAGGCCGCGAAGCAATTAAGCAGTTGCTGCGCCAGGGTAAAGAACGACTGGCGCTAGGCTTCTGCGTGGTTATTTTTCCTGAAGGAACACGCATTCCTTTTGGTCAGCGCGGCAGATACAAAATCGGCGGTGCACTGCTAGGTGCATCCAGTGGCGTACCAATCGTTCCTGTGGCACACAATGCAGGAAAACTGTGGGGGCGCGAATCCTTCCTCAAATATCCAGGCGTTATCACCATGAGTATCGGTGCTCCAATTGATCCGGCCGATCTCAAGGCCGAAGAGATCAATCGGCGCGTGGAAGAATGGATCGAAACCGAAGTCACACGACTGCCCTGA